The Vibrio rhizosphaerae genome includes a region encoding these proteins:
- the zigA gene encoding zinc metallochaperone GTPase ZigA translates to MNQKKIAVTVLSGFLGAGKTTVLSHILNNRQGRRVAVIVNDMSEINIDSATVKNEVSLNHQEEKLVEMSNGCICCTLREDLLVEVSKLAKENRFDYLVIESTGISEPLPVAETFTFADDEGISLSDVARLDTMVTVVDAMNFLRDYEAAQSLQETGEHLGEEDERSVSDLLIDQVEFADVILLSKTDLADSEEVARLTAILKTLNTHARIIPIQNGQIDISDVLDTGLFNFERAQQAPGWLKELRGEHIPETEEYGISSFSYQARRPFHPEKFYHFVHNTTTFGKLIRSKGYFWLASRPEFAGQWNQAGGIAHYGFAGMFWKAIPKTQWPTDPDYLAAIEEQWVEPFGDMRQELVFIGQGLDQVAMLKALDACLLSEEELLAGNDFWQTLPDPFVDWEVDA, encoded by the coding sequence ATGAATCAGAAAAAAATTGCGGTCACTGTACTATCGGGTTTTCTCGGGGCAGGAAAAACGACAGTGCTGAGCCATATTCTCAATAACCGTCAGGGGAGACGTGTTGCTGTTATCGTCAATGATATGAGTGAAATCAATATCGACTCTGCCACCGTGAAAAATGAAGTGTCGTTGAATCATCAAGAAGAGAAACTGGTGGAAATGAGCAACGGTTGTATTTGCTGCACCTTGCGGGAAGATTTGCTGGTTGAAGTGAGTAAGCTAGCAAAAGAGAATCGTTTTGACTATCTGGTGATTGAATCTACCGGCATTTCTGAGCCACTACCGGTTGCTGAGACATTTACGTTTGCTGATGATGAAGGGATTTCTCTGTCTGATGTTGCTCGGTTGGATACCATGGTGACGGTCGTTGATGCTATGAATTTTTTACGGGATTACGAAGCCGCTCAGTCGTTGCAAGAGACCGGTGAACATCTCGGGGAAGAGGATGAACGCAGTGTTTCTGATTTGTTGATTGATCAGGTCGAGTTTGCAGATGTGATTTTATTAAGTAAAACAGATCTCGCCGATTCTGAAGAGGTGGCGCGTTTGACTGCCATCTTGAAAACATTGAATACCCATGCCCGCATTATTCCGATCCAAAATGGACAGATTGATATCTCTGATGTGTTGGATACGGGATTGTTTAATTTTGAGCGGGCGCAACAAGCACCCGGCTGGCTAAAAGAGCTACGCGGAGAACATATTCCGGAAACGGAAGAATATGGTATCAGCAGTTTTAGTTATCAGGCTCGTCGTCCTTTTCATCCTGAGAAGTTTTATCACTTTGTCCATAACACGACGACTTTCGGCAAATTGATTCGTTCAAAAGGGTATTTCTGGTTGGCGTCACGCCCGGAATTTGCCGGACAGTGGAATCAAGCCGGGGGGATTGCTCACTATGGTTTTGCCGGAATGTTTTGGAAAGCGATACCCAAAACGCAGTGGCCAACGGATCCCGACTATTTAGCGGCGATTGAAGAGCAGTGGGTCGAGCCTTTTGGTGATATGCGTCAGGAGTTGGTATTTATTGGTCAGGGACTGGATCAGGTGGCCATGCTCAAAGCGCTTGATGCGTGTTTATTAAGTGAGGAAGAGCTATTAGCCGGGAACGATTTCTGGCAAACATTACCGGATCCTTTTGTTGACTGGGAGGTTGATGCATGA
- a CDS encoding DUF1826 domain-containing protein, with protein sequence MNASLAVTPHSCSVGRILASVGTEPSILTDIYQPENNIAVWQRTLSAELKLGIQEMLRARDSLTVVKTVTPDNAAVLLRSQLEPFCCADALSQDIALIVDMFCCLFDMEAAGLRLTILDRPMCPKFHVDQIPCRLVTTYVGEATEWLKNDSVDRSKLGAGSLGQPDHLSGLFQSSSEIQQLGVGDVALLKGGGWEGNEHRGVIHRSPEVAPNERRLLLTLDMVPRQ encoded by the coding sequence ATGAATGCCAGCTTAGCGGTAACGCCTCATTCCTGTTCTGTTGGTCGTATACTCGCATCCGTTGGGACCGAACCCAGTATCTTGACTGATATCTATCAGCCGGAAAATAACATTGCCGTTTGGCAACGGACGCTATCGGCTGAGTTAAAGCTCGGTATTCAAGAAATGCTTCGAGCGCGAGATTCACTCACAGTGGTGAAAACTGTTACCCCTGATAACGCTGCGGTATTGCTTCGCAGTCAATTGGAACCATTCTGCTGTGCCGATGCACTCAGTCAAGATATCGCGCTGATTGTCGATATGTTCTGCTGTTTATTTGATATGGAGGCAGCAGGATTAAGGCTGACTATTCTCGATAGACCGATGTGTCCGAAATTTCATGTTGATCAAATACCGTGTCGGCTGGTTACAACCTATGTGGGTGAAGCGACCGAGTGGCTTAAAAATGATTCGGTTGATCGCAGTAAGTTGGGTGCTGGCAGTCTTGGTCAGCCGGATCATTTATCCGGTCTGTTTCAGAGCTCTTCAGAGATTCAACAGCTAGGGGTTGGAGACGTTGCTTTACTCAAAGGTGGTGGCTGGGAAGGAAATGAGCACCGCGGTGTGATCCATCGTTCGCCGGAGGTTGCCCCCAATGAAAGGCGTTTACTGCTGACACTAGATATGGTGCCGCGCCAATAA